A stretch of Pseudophryne corroboree isolate aPseCor3 chromosome 9, aPseCor3.hap2, whole genome shotgun sequence DNA encodes these proteins:
- the LOC134957028 gene encoding uncharacterized protein LOC134957028 — MTRLPRGHHLRAGHRQRSDHYLRSRHRQQRTDHHLRSKHRERADHHLRATHRHRVETKSPARQTSSARRPSPARQTSARRTSPVRQTPSATTPPDGRQTTAPARRPSPAHLSRSSGTVTEEPQQDTTLVDPSPELFESTGLTDETFLGFEDSRAEVSSRTLEKSPELRTSEAPGVAAPQDGEEVPRTSRGLASGIGPFYRPDLLQDSSEDDEVEVQQPAVSTSLSAQMQLVADVQESQDPSNVQRVHTLASHITSRQDTYTNVVETRLDAIEKTMEKIANSLVEMQKAHADSTAEMQKTRREDHRETMDILHILATSINRLVENTSCLAHSTDNMSESQRHSASSQQIIATTLQMMYDKLPEPAHQHAGDPPLPPSQATWTPS; from the exons atg acacgcctgcccagaggacatcacctgcgcgcaggacatcgccagcgctcgGACCattacctgcgcagcaggcatcgacagcagcgcacggaccatcacctgcgcagcaagcatcgggagcgcgcagatcatcacctgcgcgccacacatcgtcatcgcGTAGAAactaagtcacctgcgcgccagacgtcgtcagcacgcagaccatcacctgcgcgccagacatcagcgcgcagaacgtcacctgtgcgccagacaccgtcggcgaccacaccaccagatgggcgccaaactacagctcctgcgcgcaggccatcaccagctcatctctccaggagctctgggactgtgaccgaagagcctcaacaagacactacccttgtggacccatcacccgaactgtttgagtctacagggttaacggatgagacttttcttgggtttgaagacagccgtgcagaagtatccagccggacccttgaaaagtctccagaattgaggacaagcgaaGCTCCTGGAGTAGCGGCacctcaggatggagaag aggtgccacggaccagcagaggactagcgtcggggattggtcccttctacaggccggatctcctacaggattcgtcagaggatgacgaggtggaagtgcagcagcctgctgtttctacatccctgt ctgcacaaatgcaattggtggcagacgtacaggaaagtcaggatccctcaaatgttcagagggtacacaccctggcatcccacattacttcccgccaggatacttacacgaatgtcgttgaaaccagactggacgccattgaaaagacaatggagaagattgcaaacagtctggttgaaatgcaaaaggctcatgccgacagcacggccgaaatgcaaaagaccagacgagaagatcacagggagactatggacatccttcacattctggccacatccatcaaccggctggtggagaacacatcatgcctggcacacagcactgacaacatgtcggagagccaacgacattcggcatccagccaacagatcatcgcaaccacactgcagatgatgtacgataagctcccagagccagctcatcaacacgctggtgatccaccacttccgccatcacaagccacatggacgccatCCTGa